A DNA window from Gemmatimonadota bacterium contains the following coding sequences:
- the mtnA gene encoding S-methyl-5-thioribose-1-phosphate isomerase: MGPETARTIALDQDGWAVLTLDQTLLPHEERWIRLERWTDVAEAISTMRVRGAPLIGAAAAYGVALAAREDPSDGALDRAAATLLGTRPTAVNLRWALERTRRALGRVPEEEREAAAYHEAAAICEADVAANRSIGEHGGKLLRALAARNPDRPVRVLTHCNAGRLATVAWGTATAPVYLAHAEGLPVHVWVSETRPRSQGLLTAWELARAGVAHTVVTDSACGHLLARGEVDVCLVGTDRTTARGDVANKIGTYPKALAAREAGVPFYVAAPSSSIDWSLASGAAIPIEERDGDEVRVVGGVVDGARRSARILDRATDVANPAFDITPARLITGLITERGVALATRAALADLFPEHADASS, translated from the coding sequence ACGCTCGACCAGACGCTCCTCCCGCACGAGGAACGTTGGATCCGGTTGGAGCGCTGGACGGACGTGGCGGAAGCGATTTCGACCATGCGCGTGCGCGGCGCGCCGCTCATCGGCGCCGCGGCGGCCTACGGCGTCGCGCTCGCCGCCCGCGAGGACCCCTCCGACGGGGCGCTCGACCGGGCGGCCGCCACGCTGCTCGGCACGCGGCCCACCGCGGTCAACCTGCGCTGGGCGCTGGAGCGGACGCGCCGTGCGCTGGGCCGCGTTCCCGAGGAGGAGCGCGAAGCCGCCGCCTACCACGAGGCCGCGGCGATCTGCGAGGCCGACGTCGCGGCCAACCGGTCGATCGGAGAGCACGGCGGCAAGCTGCTCCGGGCCCTGGCGGCCCGCAACCCGGATCGCCCCGTGCGCGTGCTCACGCACTGCAACGCGGGCCGGCTGGCCACGGTGGCCTGGGGCACCGCCACCGCGCCCGTGTACCTGGCGCACGCCGAGGGACTACCGGTGCACGTGTGGGTGTCCGAGACCCGGCCCCGGAGCCAGGGTCTGCTGACCGCGTGGGAATTGGCGCGCGCGGGGGTGGCGCACACCGTCGTGACCGACTCCGCCTGCGGCCACCTGCTGGCGCGCGGCGAGGTCGACGTGTGTCTGGTGGGGACCGACCGTACGACCGCGCGCGGCGACGTGGCGAACAAGATCGGCACCTACCCGAAGGCGCTCGCCGCGCGTGAGGCGGGCGTGCCGTTCTACGTCGCCGCGCCGTCCAGCTCCATCGACTGGTCGCTCGCGAGCGGAGCCGCGATCCCCATCGAGGAGCGCGACGGAGACGAGGTGCGGGTCGTCGGAGGGGTGGTCGATGGAGCGCGGAGATCGGCCAGGATTCTCGACCGGGCGACGGACGTCGCCAACCCCGCGTTCGACATCACCCCGGCGCGGCTGATCACTGGCCTGATTACCGAGCGAGGCGTGGCGCTGGCGACGCGCGCGGCGCTGGCCGACCTGTTCCCCGAGCACGCGGACGCGTCGTCATGA
- a CDS encoding class II aldolase/adducin family protein, giving the protein MNESSLRQELLGVCEWLARSGFTPGTTGNASARLGGDGTMLITPGGVPYADVGAEDLVPVDSAAGPAADSRPSSEWRLHAAIYRARPDARAVVHAHPRAATALACLRRPIPAFHYMVASAGGSAIPCAAYATFGTDELADSVVRTLGAYLRACLMANHGLVALGAGPAAALALARDVEALADQYLGALAAGRPALLADEEMERVAKQLAAYGYRSVQSRIG; this is encoded by the coding sequence ATGAACGAATCTTCGCTGAGACAGGAGCTGCTGGGAGTATGCGAATGGCTGGCGCGTTCGGGTTTCACGCCGGGCACCACCGGCAACGCGAGCGCGCGCCTGGGCGGCGACGGGACCATGCTGATAACGCCCGGCGGCGTGCCTTACGCCGACGTCGGCGCCGAGGACCTCGTGCCGGTGGATTCGGCCGCGGGCCCGGCCGCCGACTCCCGACCGTCCTCCGAGTGGCGGCTCCACGCGGCGATCTACCGCGCCCGTCCGGACGCGCGGGCTGTCGTCCACGCGCATCCGCGCGCGGCGACGGCGCTGGCTTGCCTGCGGCGGCCCATCCCAGCCTTCCATTACATGGTCGCGTCCGCCGGGGGCAGCGCGATCCCCTGCGCCGCTTACGCGACGTTCGGCACCGACGAGCTCGCCGATTCCGTGGTCCGGACGCTGGGCGCCTACCTGCGCGCGTGCCTCATGGCCAACCACGGCCTGGTGGCGCTGGGCGCGGGGCCCGCCGCCGCGCTGGCGCTCGCCCGCGACGTGGAGGCGCTCGCGGACCAGTACCTGGGGGCGCTCGCGGCGGGTCGCCCGGCGCTGCTGGCGGACGAAGAGATGGAGCGCGTGGCGAAGCAATTGGCGGCGTATGGCTACCGCTCGGTGCAGTCCCGGATCGGGTAG
- a CDS encoding molecular chaperone TorD family protein: MAEFAPTLGDAAAAGRANAHFALARALQPPRTWDEDLPHLVAGALGDLPEPLPALGEEMAAQIRSLLPELQPAEVAHAKLFIGPFEILAAPWACFYLEDEPRLMGPSSQYAAAAYAEAGLAPSEDLKDAPDHVIHELEFMYFLAFQQATTGERAWYDRRARFWREHLGRWLHRFADAVQQAAVHDFYRTLAEGLKALSVIEERELGSTGRGA, from the coding sequence ATGGCTGAGTTCGCACCGACCTTGGGGGACGCCGCCGCCGCCGGGCGTGCCAACGCCCATTTCGCCCTGGCGCGGGCACTCCAGCCGCCCCGAACCTGGGACGAGGACCTCCCGCACCTGGTGGCAGGTGCCCTGGGCGACCTGCCTGAGCCGCTGCCCGCCCTGGGTGAGGAGATGGCTGCGCAGATTCGGAGTCTGCTCCCGGAGCTGCAACCCGCGGAGGTGGCCCACGCCAAGCTCTTTATCGGGCCCTTCGAGATCCTCGCGGCTCCGTGGGCCTGCTTCTACCTGGAGGACGAGCCCCGTCTCATGGGGCCGTCCAGCCAGTACGCGGCAGCCGCCTACGCCGAGGCGGGCCTGGCGCCCAGCGAGGACCTGAAGGATGCTCCGGACCACGTGATCCACGAGTTGGAGTTCATGTACTTCCTCGCCTTCCAGCAGGCGACCACCGGGGAACGCGCATGGTACGACCGCCGCGCCCGGTTCTGGCGGGAGCATCTGGGTCGATGGCTGCACCGGTTCGCGGACGCCGTGCAGCAGGCGGCCGTTCACGATTTCTACCGCACCTTGGCGGAAGGGCTGAAGGCCCTCTCCGTCATCGAGGAGCGTGAACTCGGGAGCACCGGCCGCGGAGCTTAA